A single window of [Clostridium] hylemonae DSM 15053 DNA harbors:
- a CDS encoding SDR family NAD(P)-dependent oxidoreductase, with amino-acid sequence MGIFDGKTAIITGGGKARSIGYGIAVAYAKEGANLALTGRNEQKLLDAKEELERLYGIKVLPLQADVTPDEKSEEVVKETVQKVVDTFGRIDVLINNAQASASGIPLSMHMKDHFDLGIYSGLYAVFYYMRACYPYLKETQGSVINFASGAGLFGNAGQSSYAAAKEGIRGISRVAATEWGKDNINVNVVCPLAMTAQLENFKEAYPEAYEKNLKAVPMGRFGDPEKDIGRVCVHLGSPDLKYMSGETLTLEGGMGQRP; translated from the coding sequence ATGGGTATATTTGACGGAAAAACAGCTATAATAACGGGCGGAGGAAAGGCAAGATCGATCGGTTACGGTATTGCCGTAGCGTATGCCAAGGAGGGCGCGAATCTGGCGCTTACAGGAAGAAACGAACAGAAACTTCTGGATGCGAAAGAAGAACTGGAGCGTCTTTATGGGATCAAGGTACTGCCTCTGCAGGCAGATGTGACCCCGGATGAGAAATCGGAGGAAGTTGTGAAGGAGACCGTGCAGAAAGTAGTGGATACCTTCGGACGGATCGATGTGCTGATCAATAACGCTCAGGCGTCTGCTTCAGGGATCCCGTTGTCCATGCACATGAAGGATCACTTTGACCTTGGCATCTACTCAGGACTTTACGCGGTATTCTATTACATGAGGGCTTGTTATCCATATCTGAAGGAGACGCAGGGGTCTGTCATTAATTTTGCTTCCGGCGCGGGGCTGTTCGGAAATGCGGGACAGAGCTCTTACGCGGCGGCGAAAGAAGGCATCCGCGGAATTTCCCGGGTCGCGGCGACAGAGTGGGGAAAGGACAACATCAATGTCAATGTCGTGTGTCCTCTGGCAATGACGGCGCAGCTTGAGAACTTTAAGGAGGCTTATCCGGAAGCATATGAGAAAAATCTGAAAGCGGTTCCGATGGGACGGTTCGGGGATCCGGAAAAAGATATCGGCCGCGTATGCGTACATCTCGGTTCACCTGACTTAAAATATATGTCCGGTGAGACGCTGACGCTTGAAGGCGGCATGGGACAGCGCCCATAA
- the rplS gene encoding 50S ribosomal protein L19: MNDIIRNIEAGQLKENAPVFNVGDTVKVYGKIKEGNRERIQVFEGTVLKKQGGGARATFTVRKNSNGIGVEKTWPLHSPNVERVEVVRRGKVRRAKLNYLRDRVGKKAKVKELVK; encoded by the coding sequence ATGAATGATATTATCAGAAATATTGAAGCTGGACAGCTGAAAGAAAACGCGCCTGTATTCAACGTAGGTGATACGGTTAAAGTCTACGGTAAGATCAAAGAGGGTAACCGAGAAAGAATCCAGGTATTTGAAGGAACTGTTCTTAAGAAACAGGGCGGCGGAGCAAGAGCTACGTTTACTGTAAGAAAGAATTCTAACGGGATCGGCGTAGAGAAGACATGGCCGCTGCATTCACCAAACGTTGAGCGGGTGGAAGTAGTAAGAAGAGGTAAAGTAAGAAGAGCAAAACTGAACTACCTGAGAGACCGCGTCGGCAAGAAAGCTAAAGTTAAAGAATTAGTAAAATAA
- the ffh gene encoding signal recognition particle protein, whose protein sequence is MAFDSLTEKLQNIFKNLRSKGRLTEDDVKEALKEIKRALLAADVNFKVVKGFIKNVQERAVGQDVMNGLNPGQMVIKIVNEELVKLMGSETTEIKLQPGSAVTVIMMAGLQGAGKTTTTAKLAGKYKLKGKKPLLAACDVYRPAAIKQLQVNGEKQGVDVFSMGDSHKPSDIAKAALLHAQKNGNNIVILDTAGRLHIDEDMMAELQEIKEAVDVHQTILVIDAMTGQDAVNVASDFNEKIGIDGVIITKLDGDTRGGAALSVKAVTGKPILYAGMGEKLSDLEQFYPDRMASRILGMGDVLTLIEKAEAEIDEAKAIEMSRKLKKAQFDFEDYLESTKQMKNMGGLGNIMNMMPGLGGMGKMKGLDDEQAAQAEKNMARMEAMIYSMTLEERRNPDLLNPSRKHRIAKGAGVDISDVNRMVKQFGEMKKMMKMMGKGGKKGKFRLPF, encoded by the coding sequence ATGGCATTTGATAGTTTGACTGAAAAACTGCAGAATATATTTAAAAATTTAAGAAGCAAAGGGCGTCTGACAGAGGATGATGTAAAAGAAGCCCTCAAGGAGATAAAACGGGCACTGCTGGCGGCGGACGTCAACTTTAAGGTCGTAAAAGGCTTTATTAAGAATGTCCAGGAAAGAGCGGTCGGGCAGGATGTGATGAACGGCCTGAATCCAGGGCAGATGGTGATCAAGATCGTGAATGAAGAGCTTGTGAAGCTGATGGGCTCTGAGACGACAGAGATCAAGCTCCAGCCCGGGAGCGCTGTCACAGTGATCATGATGGCGGGTCTGCAGGGTGCCGGTAAGACGACGACCACCGCAAAGCTGGCAGGAAAGTATAAGCTGAAAGGAAAGAAGCCGCTGCTTGCGGCCTGTGACGTATACCGTCCCGCGGCGATCAAACAGCTGCAGGTAAACGGGGAGAAGCAGGGAGTGGACGTATTCTCCATGGGAGACAGCCACAAGCCGTCAGACATTGCCAAAGCCGCGCTTCTGCACGCGCAGAAAAACGGGAATAATATTGTGATCCTCGATACGGCCGGACGGCTTCATATTGACGAGGATATGATGGCGGAGCTTCAGGAGATCAAGGAGGCGGTGGACGTCCATCAGACAATACTCGTGATCGATGCCATGACCGGACAGGATGCTGTCAATGTAGCGTCTGATTTTAATGAGAAGATAGGAATCGACGGTGTGATCATCACAAAGCTTGACGGTGATACACGGGGCGGCGCCGCGCTGTCTGTAAAGGCAGTCACCGGCAAACCGATTTTATATGCAGGTATGGGGGAGAAGCTTTCTGATCTGGAACAGTTTTATCCGGACAGGATGGCATCCCGTATCCTCGGTATGGGAGATGTGCTGACCCTTATCGAGAAGGCTGAAGCCGAGATAGATGAAGCGAAAGCGATAGAGATGAGCAGGAAGCTCAAGAAAGCCCAGTTTGATTTTGAAGATTATCTGGAGAGTACAAAGCAGATGAAGAACATGGGCGGCCTGGGGAATATTATGAACATGATGCCGGGACTCGGCGGAATGGGCAAGATGAAAGGGCTCGATGATGAGCAGGCAGCCCAGGCGGAAAAGAATATGGCGCGCATGGAGGCAATGATATATTCCATGACATTGGAAGAGCGCCGCAATCCAGATCTTCTGAACCCTTCAAGAAAGCACAGGATCGCAAAAGGGGCCGGGGTGGACATCAGTGATGTGAACCGCATGGTCAAGCAGTTTGGCGAGATGAAGAAGATGATGAAGATGATGGGAAAAGGTGGGAAAAAAGGTAAGTTCAGGCTTCCTTTTTAA
- the lepB gene encoding signal peptidase I, with the protein MRRRRKSLGFARKRRRIHINWEYLPVIGKWVFKIVVVCLLAFVYVWYFGQRVSTIGDSMNPVLENGDVVLVNRIVYNATSPKRGDIIAFKPKGNENAHYYIKRIVGLPGETVEIIENSVYINGKKIEEDYKTTDIDDVGIASEKITLGGDEYFVLGDNRENSEDSRNADVGNVKRKYIYGEVWFTISPRKNMGFTG; encoded by the coding sequence ATGAGAAGAAGAAGGAAAAGCCTTGGCTTTGCCAGGAAAAGAAGGAGGATCCACATCAACTGGGAGTATCTTCCTGTGATAGGCAAGTGGGTTTTTAAAATAGTGGTCGTCTGCCTTCTGGCCTTTGTCTACGTGTGGTATTTCGGACAGCGGGTCAGTACGATAGGAGATTCGATGAATCCGGTCCTCGAAAATGGGGACGTGGTGCTCGTAAACCGCATCGTCTACAACGCTACGAGCCCGAAGCGGGGAGATATCATAGCATTTAAGCCAAAGGGCAACGAAAACGCCCATTATTATATTAAGCGTATCGTGGGGCTGCCGGGTGAGACGGTGGAGATAATCGAGAACAGCGTTTATATAAACGGGAAAAAGATCGAGGAAGATTACAAAACGACGGACATCGACGACGTGGGAATTGCGTCAGAGAAGATCACGCTCGGCGGGGACGAATATTTTGTGCTCGGGGATAACCGGGAAAACAGTGAGGACAGCCGCAATGCGGACGTCGGTAATGTAAAGAGAAAATATATATACGGGGAAGTCTGGTTCACGATCTCCCCGCGAAAAAACATGGGATTTACGGGATAG
- a CDS encoding DnaJ domain-containing protein, producing MENRNYYDILGVSTKAAPDEITAAKNALAKQYHPDANIKNGIDTTDKMQEILEAYNILSDTVKRAEYDREISGRRQDMQTFDLKSGAYGQEQSEEETFVTYWKAAGALYEIIMESNELFRQKEETSRLAQLSMQALKHILILKDASIPEKYWHPDIMNWLLFTWYKNRNMTVAYLLTMYDEYVKKSASPVEKLKLQGRSHRFQHSVKRLIKF from the coding sequence ATGGAAAACCGGAATTATTATGATATATTAGGGGTTTCAACAAAAGCGGCGCCGGATGAGATCACCGCCGCCAAAAATGCACTGGCCAAACAATACCATCCGGATGCAAACATAAAAAACGGAATTGACACAACGGACAAAATGCAGGAAATACTGGAAGCGTACAATATATTGTCTGATACTGTAAAGCGTGCGGAATATGACAGGGAGATCAGCGGGCGCAGACAGGATATGCAGACCTTTGACCTGAAATCCGGTGCTTACGGCCAGGAACAGTCAGAAGAAGAGACTTTTGTTACATATTGGAAGGCTGCCGGCGCCCTGTACGAGATAATCATGGAAAGCAATGAACTGTTCCGCCAGAAGGAAGAGACAAGCAGACTGGCCCAGCTTTCCATGCAGGCGCTGAAACATATCCTTATCCTGAAAGACGCCTCCATACCGGAGAAATACTGGCATCCCGACATTATGAACTGGCTGCTGTTTACATGGTATAAAAACAGAAACATGACGGTCGCCTATCTGCTCACCATGTATGACGAATATGTAAAAAAGAGTGCCTCTCCCGTGGAAAAACTGAAATTGCAGGGTAGATCCCATCGGTTTCAGCACTCGGTAAAAAGGCTCATAAAATTTTAA
- the trmD gene encoding tRNA (guanosine(37)-N1)-methyltransferase TrmD, producing MQFYIMTLFPDMVMNGLSTSITGRAMEKELLQIEAVNIRDYAFNKHNSVDDYPYGGGAGMLMQAEPVFQAYSAIKEKAGRTPRVVYMSPQGRTFDQEMAEEFAKEEELVLLCGHYEGIDERVLEEIVTDYVSIGDYVLTGGELPAMVVVDTVSRLVPGVLHNDVSAEFDSFQDSLLEYPQYSRPEIWHGKQVPPVLLSGHHANVEKWRREQSVIRTARNRPDLLEKAELDEKEKELARAILGSEYKDHIL from the coding sequence ATGCAGTTTTATATAATGACATTGTTTCCCGACATGGTGATGAACGGCCTCAGTACGAGCATTACCGGGCGGGCGATGGAAAAAGAACTGCTTCAGATAGAAGCGGTCAATATAAGAGACTATGCATTCAACAAACACAACAGTGTAGACGATTATCCGTACGGCGGGGGAGCAGGCATGCTCATGCAGGCGGAGCCGGTCTTCCAGGCATACAGCGCGATAAAGGAAAAGGCAGGCAGAACACCGAGGGTCGTATATATGTCGCCCCAGGGCAGGACCTTTGATCAGGAGATGGCGGAAGAATTCGCCAAGGAGGAAGAGTTGGTGCTGCTGTGCGGCCATTATGAAGGTATTGATGAACGGGTGCTGGAGGAGATCGTGACAGACTATGTATCCATCGGAGATTATGTGTTGACAGGGGGAGAACTCCCTGCGATGGTCGTTGTAGACACGGTTTCACGTCTCGTGCCGGGAGTTCTGCACAATGACGTGTCGGCAGAGTTTGACAGCTTTCAGGACAGCCTGCTTGAGTATCCGCAGTATTCGCGTCCGGAGATCTGGCATGGAAAACAGGTGCCGCCGGTGCTGCTGTCCGGCCATCATGCCAACGTAGAGAAGTGGAGACGGGAACAGTCCGTTATCCGCACGGCGAGAAACAGACCGGATCTGCTTGAAAAGGCAGAGCTTGACGAAAAAGAAAAAGAACTCGCCCGAGCCATTCTTGGATCAGAGTATAAAGACCACATACTATAA
- a CDS encoding LysR family transcriptional regulator, with product MTLTQLKYVITAANASSMNEAAKQLFISQPSLSTAVRELEDEIGIDIFRRTNRGVSVTPEGEEFIGYARQVVEQYELVEAKYIAKEKTKKKFSVSMQHYTFAVHAFVEMVKQFGMDEYEFAVHETKTYEVIEDVKNFRSEIGVLYVNDFNRKVLTKLFHEFNLEFHEILKCSIYVFMWKGHPLAGRTEIALEELEEYPCLSFEQGNYNSFYFAEEVLSSYEYKRIIKVNDRATILNMMVGLNGYTLCSGIICEELYGSDYCTVKLSSNEKMSIGYLVRKGVNISPLGKKYLEEIAKFQDKALG from the coding sequence ATGACACTTACACAACTGAAATATGTGATCACTGCAGCAAATGCCAGTTCTATGAATGAAGCGGCGAAGCAGCTGTTTATATCACAGCCGAGTCTTTCCACGGCTGTCAGAGAACTGGAAGATGAGATCGGGATAGATATTTTCCGCAGGACGAACAGGGGAGTGTCTGTCACGCCGGAAGGGGAAGAATTCATAGGCTATGCGAGACAGGTCGTGGAACAGTATGAACTTGTAGAAGCCAAATACATAGCAAAAGAAAAAACAAAAAAGAAATTCAGCGTCTCCATGCAGCATTACACATTTGCCGTTCACGCGTTTGTGGAGATGGTAAAGCAGTTCGGGATGGACGAGTATGAGTTTGCCGTTCACGAGACAAAGACATATGAAGTCATAGAAGATGTAAAGAATTTCCGGAGTGAGATAGGTGTGCTTTATGTGAATGACTTTAACCGCAAAGTGCTCACAAAGCTGTTCCATGAATTTAACCTGGAATTTCATGAGATACTGAAGTGCAGTATCTATGTATTTATGTGGAAGGGACACCCGCTGGCGGGCAGAACGGAGATCGCGCTGGAAGAGCTTGAAGAATATCCGTGCCTGTCGTTTGAACAGGGGAATTATAATTCCTTTTACTTCGCGGAAGAGGTGCTGAGCTCGTATGAGTATAAGCGGATCATCAAGGTAAATGACAGAGCTACGATATTGAATATGATGGTCGGACTGAACGGATACACACTCTGCTCGGGCATCATATGTGAAGAGTTGTACGGTTCCGACTACTGTACGGTAAAGCTTTCATCAAACGAGAAGATGTCCATCGGATATCTTGTCAGAAAAGGCGTGAATATCAGTCCTCTCGGAAAGAAATATCTGGAGGAGATCGCAAAATTCCAGGATAAAGCGCTTGGTTAA
- a CDS encoding methionine ABC transporter permease translates to MWDSEIILMILKGLMETLYMTLLSAGAGYLFGLPAGVLMAVSRKEGIKPNRILYKILDVTANIVRSIPFLILLILLIPLTRVVAGQSYGSSATVVPLVVAAVPFIARMVESSITEVDEGVIEAARAMGAGNMRIVTKVLLVESRTSLITGATIAIGTILGYSAMAGTIGGGGLGDIAIRYGYYRYQTDIMFATVVLLVILVQLFQTAGMSIASRLDKRK, encoded by the coding sequence ATGTGGGACAGTGAAATTATTCTTATGATACTAAAAGGATTGATGGAAACCCTTTATATGACGCTTTTGTCCGCCGGCGCCGGCTATCTGTTCGGACTGCCGGCGGGAGTGCTCATGGCGGTGAGCCGAAAAGAAGGGATAAAGCCGAACAGGATATTGTACAAGATACTCGATGTGACAGCCAACATCGTCAGAAGCATCCCGTTTCTCATCCTTCTCATCCTGCTCATTCCGCTCACCCGCGTGGTCGCAGGACAGAGCTACGGCTCATCTGCAACGGTCGTGCCGCTTGTGGTTGCGGCGGTTCCGTTTATTGCCAGGATGGTGGAATCTTCCATAACGGAAGTGGACGAGGGAGTGATCGAGGCTGCAAGAGCCATGGGCGCCGGGAACATGAGGATCGTCACAAAGGTGCTTCTCGTAGAGTCAAGAACATCGCTCATCACAGGAGCTACCATTGCCATTGGGACCATACTCGGATACTCGGCCATGGCCGGAACGATCGGAGGGGGCGGACTCGGAGATATAGCCATAAGATACGGGTACTACCGTTACCAGACGGATATCATGTTTGCCACCGTAGTCCTGCTCGTTATATTAGTACAGTTGTTCCAGACGGCAGGCATGTCAATTGCCTCCCGTTTAGATAAAAGAAAATAA
- the rimM gene encoding ribosome maturation factor RimM (Essential for efficient processing of 16S rRNA), whose product MEKMLKVGVITSTHGIRGEVKVFPTTDDPGRFKVLKQVILDTGKDTLQLEIENVKFFKQFVILKFKGIDNINDVERYKRCALLVERQDAVPLEDGEYFVADMLGMKVQTEDGELFGTLADVMETGANDVYVIASPAHGEVLVPAIRECIQNIDIEQGMMTIHLMEGLI is encoded by the coding sequence ATGGAAAAGATGCTTAAAGTGGGAGTTATTACATCCACCCACGGTATCCGTGGAGAGGTGAAGGTATTTCCGACGACCGACGACCCGGGACGTTTCAAAGTGCTGAAGCAAGTGATATTGGACACAGGAAAAGACACACTGCAGCTTGAGATCGAGAATGTCAAATTCTTCAAACAGTTCGTCATTCTCAAGTTCAAGGGCATTGATAATATAAATGATGTAGAACGGTATAAAAGATGCGCGCTTCTTGTGGAACGGCAGGATGCCGTGCCGCTTGAGGACGGGGAATACTTTGTGGCAGACATGCTCGGCATGAAGGTTCAGACAGAGGACGGCGAACTGTTCGGCACGCTGGCGGATGTGATGGAGACAGGCGCCAACGACGTGTATGTCATCGCCAGCCCGGCTCACGGTGAAGTGCTCGTACCCGCGATCCGTGAATGTATTCAGAATATAGATATCGAACAGGGAATGATGACGATACACTTGATGGAGGGGCTTATATAA
- the rpsP gene encoding 30S ribosomal protein S16: MAVKIRLKRMGQKKAPFYRIVVADARSPRDGKFIEEIGTYDPNQDPSVFKVDEEAAKKWLGTGAQPTEAVNKIFKAAGIEK; the protein is encoded by the coding sequence ATGGCAGTAAAAATCAGATTAAAGAGAATGGGACAGAAGAAGGCTCCTTTCTATAGAATCGTTGTGGCAGATGCAAGGTCACCGAGAGATGGCAAGTTCATCGAGGAGATCGGCACATACGATCCGAACCAGGACCCAAGCGTATTCAAGGTTGATGAAGAAGCAGCCAAGAAGTGGTTAGGCACTGGCGCACAGCCGACAGAAGCTGTTAACAAGATCTTCAAAGCAGCCGGAATTGAAAAATAG
- a CDS encoding KH domain-containing protein: protein MKELVEVIAKALVDDPDSVVVTEREDKKTTVLEVHVADSDMGKVIGKQGRIAKAIRSVVKAAAAKEDKKVIVDIMD from the coding sequence ATGAAAGAATTAGTGGAAGTAATTGCGAAGGCACTCGTCGACGATCCTGACAGCGTGGTAGTTACCGAGCGGGAAGATAAGAAGACAACTGTTCTGGAAGTACATGTAGCAGATTCCGACATGGGAAAAGTGATTGGAAAACAGGGCCGTATCGCCAAGGCAATCCGTTCTGTCGTGAAGGCAGCTGCGGCAAAAGAAGATAAAAAAGTAATCGTAGATATAATGGATTAA
- the ylxM gene encoding YlxM family DNA-binding protein — MNEILEQALLYDFYGELLTEHQKEIYEQFVLEDLSLGEIAVEAGISRQGVHDLVKRCGRTLKGYEDKLHLVEKFVSIKEKVKQIDELLDGYKEREPQELVADIRKISDEIIEEL, encoded by the coding sequence ATGAATGAAATATTAGAACAGGCTTTGTTATATGATTTTTACGGTGAACTTCTGACAGAGCATCAAAAAGAAATATACGAACAGTTTGTGCTGGAAGATCTGTCGCTTGGAGAGATCGCGGTTGAGGCGGGCATCAGCAGACAGGGAGTGCACGACCTCGTAAAGAGATGCGGACGTACGCTGAAAGGTTATGAAGACAAGCTGCATCTTGTAGAGAAGTTCGTCAGTATCAAGGAAAAAGTAAAGCAGATCGATGAATTGCTGGACGGATATAAGGAGAGGGAGCCGCAGGAGCTTGTGGCCGATATCCGGAAGATATCTGATGAGATTATAGAGGAGCTGTAG
- a CDS encoding MetQ/NlpA family ABC transporter substrate-binding protein produces MKGIKTKKIVSVVLAGVLTAGVLSGCGKSGGSKAEAKDTEDKVIKVAASATPHAEILKEAEGLLKDKGYDLEVTVFDDYVQPNEVVESGEFDANYFQHAPYLESFNEEKGTHLAGAGEIHYEPFGIYPGTKKNLKDIKDGDSIAVPNDTTNEARALLLLQDNGIITLKEGAGLNATVNDITENPYDVKIVELEAAQIARVVDETAYVVLNGNYALEAGYSVAKDALAYETSDSEAARTYVNIIAVKEGSEDKAGIKALVDVLKSDDIKKYIEEKYDGAVIPYE; encoded by the coding sequence ATGAAGGGAATTAAGACAAAAAAGATAGTATCAGTTGTGCTGGCAGGCGTCCTTACAGCAGGCGTGCTGTCCGGCTGCGGAAAATCCGGCGGGAGCAAAGCAGAGGCGAAGGATACGGAGGATAAGGTGATCAAGGTTGCCGCCTCCGCAACGCCCCACGCTGAGATCCTTAAAGAAGCTGAAGGGCTGCTTAAGGACAAAGGGTATGACCTTGAAGTGACGGTGTTTGACGACTATGTACAGCCGAACGAGGTAGTAGAGAGCGGTGAGTTTGACGCGAATTATTTCCAGCATGCGCCGTATCTTGAGAGCTTTAATGAAGAAAAAGGAACACATCTTGCCGGAGCAGGCGAGATACATTATGAACCGTTCGGCATCTATCCGGGCACAAAGAAGAACCTTAAGGATATCAAAGACGGGGACAGCATAGCTGTGCCGAATGATACGACGAATGAGGCAAGAGCGCTGCTGCTCCTGCAGGATAACGGCATCATCACCTTAAAAGAGGGGGCGGGACTCAATGCAACGGTGAACGACATCACCGAGAATCCTTACGATGTGAAGATCGTGGAACTTGAGGCGGCACAGATCGCCAGAGTCGTGGATGAGACTGCCTACGTGGTGTTAAACGGCAACTATGCGCTGGAAGCCGGATACTCGGTGGCAAAAGACGCGCTGGCATACGAGACATCTGATTCAGAAGCCGCCAGAACATATGTTAATATCATTGCAGTGAAAGAGGGCAGTGAAGACAAAGCGGGCATCAAAGCGCTGGTGGATGTGCTCAAATCTGATGATATAAAGAAATATATAGAAGAAAAGTATGACGGAGCTGTTATCCCGTACGAATAA
- a CDS encoding S8 family peptidase encodes MKHVKDVIDYRCEDTVSGKYTGKHVGIAVLDTGIVPHPDLRDRIRGFKDCVGGRGRMYDDNGHGTHVTGILGGNGRMSRGLHAGMAPEADLVSVKVLDARGEGTVDGILRGIQWLLENWRAYDIRVVNMSVGANLGLEDEKGKELEQAAEQLWDAGLVVVASAGNYGPGEGTVSVPGTSKKIITVGSSDITVSHGVKKVSYYSGCGPTHECVVKPDVVAPGDQIISCNSRFGIKRQKPYTVKSGSSMATPVVSGAAALLLSKYSDMSNVEVKLRLRESCKRMEESQGWGRISIPEFLGSRRLS; translated from the coding sequence ATGAAACATGTAAAAGATGTGATAGATTACAGGTGTGAAGACACTGTTTCAGGTAAATATACAGGAAAGCATGTTGGGATAGCGGTACTTGATACCGGCATTGTCCCGCATCCGGACCTCAGAGACAGGATCCGGGGATTTAAAGACTGTGTGGGCGGCCGCGGCCGAATGTATGACGATAACGGCCACGGGACACATGTGACGGGGATACTCGGCGGAAACGGGAGAATGTCCCGCGGTCTCCACGCAGGTATGGCGCCGGAGGCGGACCTTGTCAGCGTCAAGGTGCTGGATGCAAGAGGGGAAGGGACGGTCGACGGTATTCTGAGAGGGATACAGTGGCTTCTGGAAAACTGGAGGGCATATGACATCCGGGTCGTAAATATGTCCGTGGGAGCGAACCTGGGTCTTGAAGATGAGAAGGGGAAGGAGCTGGAGCAGGCGGCGGAGCAGCTGTGGGATGCCGGGCTTGTCGTGGTTGCCTCAGCAGGAAATTACGGGCCGGGGGAAGGGACGGTGTCGGTGCCGGGAACGAGTAAGAAGATAATAACCGTGGGCTCTTCGGATATCACAGTATCACACGGAGTAAAAAAGGTAAGCTACTATTCCGGCTGCGGACCGACGCATGAATGTGTGGTAAAGCCGGACGTGGTGGCGCCGGGAGATCAGATCATATCGTGCAACAGCCGGTTTGGCATAAAGAGACAGAAGCCTTACACGGTCAAAAGCGGAAGTTCCATGGCAACACCGGTCGTGTCGGGGGCAGCTGCGCTGCTCTTGTCCAAGTACAGCGACATGTCCAATGTTGAGGTGAAGCTGAGACTGCGTGAGAGCTGTAAGCGGATGGAAGAGTCGCAGGGATGGGGAAGGATCAGTATTCCGGAGTTTCTTGGAAGCAGAAGGCTGTCATAA
- a CDS encoding methionine ABC transporter ATP-binding protein, with product MSEIIIENLCKTYRSKDGTVEALKHVNLNVGDGDIYGIIGMSGAGKSTLVRCMNFLERPTEGRVLIKGQSLGSLPEKELRRQRESIGMIFQHFNLLMQKNVLDNVCFPLYIQGRKKKEARQRAAELLELVGLGDRQKAYPSQLSGGQKQRVAIARALASDPEILLCDEATSALDPQTTSSILELLRDINVRFGITIVVITHQMAVVREICTHVAVMKEGQVEEQGRVGDIFAHPGSAAARELILSDRGEDTQRRSRMLNEKIRSGRQIRVVFSENSAFEPVIANMILKFREPVNILRADTKNIGGVAKGEMILEFVPGSINIEGMKTYMSERGLETEEVTEDVGQ from the coding sequence ATGTCAGAGATAATAATAGAAAATCTGTGCAAAACATACCGCTCGAAAGACGGGACGGTGGAAGCGCTTAAACATGTAAATCTGAATGTCGGAGACGGGGATATATACGGTATCATCGGTATGTCCGGCGCGGGGAAAAGCACGCTTGTGAGGTGCATGAACTTCCTTGAGCGTCCGACAGAGGGGAGGGTGCTCATAAAAGGACAGTCTCTTGGCAGTCTGCCGGAAAAGGAACTGCGCAGACAGAGAGAGAGCATCGGGATGATATTCCAGCATTTCAACCTGCTTATGCAGAAAAATGTTCTGGATAATGTATGTTTCCCGCTGTACATACAGGGCAGGAAAAAGAAAGAGGCGAGACAGAGGGCGGCTGAACTGTTGGAACTGGTCGGTCTCGGAGACAGACAGAAGGCATATCCGTCCCAATTATCGGGAGGACAGAAGCAGAGAGTTGCCATTGCAAGGGCGCTCGCCTCGGATCCCGAGATCCTGCTCTGCGACGAGGCGACAAGCGCGCTGGATCCGCAGACGACGTCATCCATACTTGAACTTCTAAGGGACATTAATGTCCGGTTCGGGATCACCATTGTAGTGATCACCCACCAGATGGCGGTCGTGAGAGAAATATGCACTCACGTAGCAGTTATGAAAGAGGGGCAGGTGGAGGAACAGGGAAGGGTGGGAGATATCTTTGCCCATCCCGGATCAGCGGCCGCGAGAGAACTTATCCTCAGCGACAGAGGGGAGGATACACAGAGAAGAAGCAGAATGCTGAACGAAAAGATCCGCAGCGGCAGACAGATAAGAGTTGTCTTTTCTGAAAATTCCGCCTTTGAGCCGGTCATAGCCAATATGATCCTGAAGTTCCGGGAACCGGTCAATATACTGCGGGCGGACACGAAGAATATAGGCGGAGTGGCGAAAGGAGAGATGATACTGGAATTTGTTCCGGGCAGCATTAATATAGAAGGAATGAAAACGTATATGTCAGAGCGGGGACTGGAGACGGAGGAGGTGACGGAAGATGTGGGACAGTGA